The following proteins are encoded in a genomic region of Ammospiza caudacuta isolate bAmmCau1 chromosome 3, bAmmCau1.pri, whole genome shotgun sequence:
- the SMIM26 gene encoding small integral membrane protein 26 isoform X2, producing the protein MKPARAAVWNARAALVYSLGAWTTLGALIYYGRMEKGSTENRNDPEASQPRKEVHTKEYPFGLTVTTEITYKEVQPPLTRLLRRVVSFFVPDDGPPSEK; encoded by the exons ATGAAGCCGGCGCGCGCCGCCGTGTGGAACGCCAGGGCCGCGCTGGTCTATTCGCTGGGCGCCTGGACCACGCTGGGCGCCCTCATCTACTACGGCCGCATGGAGAAAGGCAGCACCG AGAATAGAAATGATCCTGAGGCAAGCCAACCCCGCAAGGAAGTACACACTAAGGAATATCCTTTTGGATTGACAGTGACAACAGAAATAACTTACAAAGAGGTTCAGCCTCCCCTTACTCGGCTGCTCAGGCGTGTGGTGTCGTTCTTTGTTCCTGATGACGGCCCTCCTTCTGAGAAGTGA
- the SMIM26 gene encoding small integral membrane protein 26 isoform X1: MKPARAAVWNARAALVYSLGAWTTLGALIYYGRMEKGSTGTENRNDPEASQPRKEVHTKEYPFGLTVTTEITYKEVQPPLTRLLRRVVSFFVPDDGPPSEK; the protein is encoded by the exons ATGAAGCCGGCGCGCGCCGCCGTGTGGAACGCCAGGGCCGCGCTGGTCTATTCGCTGGGCGCCTGGACCACGCTGGGCGCCCTCATCTACTACGGCCGCATGGAGAAAGGCAGCACCGGTACCG AGAATAGAAATGATCCTGAGGCAAGCCAACCCCGCAAGGAAGTACACACTAAGGAATATCCTTTTGGATTGACAGTGACAACAGAAATAACTTACAAAGAGGTTCAGCCTCCCCTTACTCGGCTGCTCAGGCGTGTGGTGTCGTTCTTTGTTCCTGATGACGGCCCTCCTTCTGAGAAGTGA